In the genome of Dyadobacter fermentans DSM 18053, the window CGTTCCTGAGCCCGTGCTGTCGGAAGCGCCAGCAGCGCCGGAATCGGTGTACCTGCCGCTCACCGACCTTACCGGCAAAGAGGTGGCTATGGATGAAAACAAAATCGCCTTTGTGAACGTGTGGGCTACCTGGTGCGGGCCGTGTAATATGGAGATGCCGAGCATTCAGACGCTTTATAACAAGTACAAAGACCATAGCAAGGTCGCATTCTACATCATTTCCGACGAAGACGCCGCAACTGTGAACCCCTTCGTCGCGCGCAAAGGCTACGATCTGCCTTTTTACCAGTACGCCGGCCCCTACCCTTCGGCACTCGACGGCAATGCGATCCCGCGCACCTACATTATCTATAAAGGCAAAATCCTCACCGAAGAAATAGGCGCGTCACAATGGGACCGA includes:
- a CDS encoding TlpA family protein disulfide reductase; the protein is MSSTTKKVSLVLLLLMAGAAVYFVFFKSPAVPEPVLSEAPAAPESVYLPLTDLTGKEVAMDENKIAFVNVWATWCGPCNMEMPSIQTLYNKYKDHSKVAFYIISDEDAATVNPFVARKGYDLPFYQYAGPYPSALDGNAIPRTYIIYKGKILTEEIGASQWDRPEVIELIEKQLAEI